A single region of the Cucumis melo cultivar AY chromosome 3, USDA_Cmelo_AY_1.0, whole genome shotgun sequence genome encodes:
- the LOC127148691 gene encoding pectinesterase inhibitor-like, protein MAKNSCLIIVSLIGVLLFTINGTSSTDVVSTICPKTSNPPFCSSVLKFAGPTDLKGLAVYTLNHVHRNARKSLTLAKSLAKTTPNPQLKQRYSSCAESYDEVVGDIENAQKDLALGDFNTVNIVTSGAMTDIDDCQDKFVQPPKDTSLLWENGKTLNDICSIILVISNLL, encoded by the coding sequence atggcCAAGAACTCTTGTCTCATTATTGTCTCTCTCATTGGAGTTCTTTTGTTCACTATCAATGGGACATCATCTACTGATGTCGTTTCCACCATCTGTCCAAAAACCTCAAATCCACCATTTTGTTCAAGTGTGTTGAAATTTGCAGGCCCTACAGATTTAAAAGGCTTGGCTGTATACACCTTAAACCATGTCCATAGAAATGCTCGCAAATCTTTGACGCTAGCCAAGTCACTAGCAAAAACCACCCCCAATCCTCAACTTAAGCAACGATATTCGTCTTGTGCTGAGAGCTATGATGAAGTTGTTGGTGATattgaaaatgcccaaaagGACTTGGCACTTGGTGACTTTAACACTGTCAATATTGTAACTTCTGGTGCCATGACAGACATTGACGACTGTCAAGATAAGTTTGTGCAACCACCAAAGGATACGTCGTTGCTTTGGGAGAATGGCAAGACTCTAAATGATATATGcagcattattttggttatatccaaTCTTCTTTGA